A window of the Lactobacillus amylovorus DSM 20531 genome harbors these coding sequences:
- a CDS encoding dihydroorotate dehydrogenase, translating to MTNTRVSLPGLDLKNPVMPASGTFGFGDVPAAKKFDLNDLGAMVIKTTTPHATTGNPQPQIAVLDDGVLNSVGLTNPGVDAVISEKLVPLRKQYPDLPIMASVGGDSEDDYVEVAKKLSDSALVNALEINVSCPNVDRGGMSFGVHPDVVEELTQKIKNVVNVPIYVKLTPNVTDVVTIAKAAEKGGADGLSMINTLLGMDIDVKTRKPVLGHNVGGLSGEAVKPVALRMIAQVHQSVNLPIIGMGGISSAEDVVKFMLAGASAVAVGTAHFHDSIASKHIADSLPVELKKLGVDDINDLVGQIKFN from the coding sequence ATGACAAATACACGCGTAAGTTTACCAGGATTAGATTTAAAGAACCCAGTGATGCCAGCAAGTGGTACCTTTGGCTTTGGTGATGTGCCAGCAGCTAAGAAGTTCGATTTAAACGACTTGGGTGCGATGGTGATCAAGACCACGACGCCACATGCGACAACCGGTAATCCGCAACCACAGATCGCTGTTTTAGACGACGGCGTTTTGAACTCAGTTGGTTTAACTAACCCAGGTGTTGACGCAGTAATTAGTGAGAAACTTGTTCCACTTAGAAAACAATATCCAGACCTGCCAATTATGGCTAGTGTGGGTGGCGATAGCGAAGACGACTACGTTGAAGTCGCTAAGAAGTTGTCTGACTCAGCTTTAGTTAATGCACTCGAAATCAACGTTTCTTGTCCTAACGTTGATCGCGGTGGTATGAGCTTTGGTGTGCATCCCGACGTCGTTGAAGAGTTAACCCAGAAAATCAAAAACGTGGTCAACGTTCCAATCTACGTTAAGCTAACACCAAACGTCACTGATGTAGTTACTATCGCCAAAGCTGCCGAAAAGGGCGGTGCTGATGGTCTTTCCATGATCAACACTTTGCTTGGTATGGACATTGATGTGAAAACGAGAAAGCCAGTGCTTGGCCACAACGTGGGTGGTCTCTCCGGTGAAGCTGTTAAACCAGTTGCTCTGCGCATGATTGCCCAAGTTCACCAAAGCGTGAACTTACCAATCATCGGTATGGGCGGCATTAGTTCAGCCGAAGACGTCGTCAAATTCATGCTTGCCGGTGCCAGTGCTGTTGCCGTAGGGACTGCTCATTTCCACGACAGCATCGCCTCCAAGCATATTGCAGATAGTTTGCCAGTTGAACTTAAAAAATTAGGCGTTGACGATATCAACGATTTAGTCGGTCAAATTAAATTCAATTAA
- the pyrF gene encoding orotidine-5'-phosphate decarboxylase, translating into MTRPVIVALDLDNEEKLHEILSKLGKPENVFIKVGMELFYNAGIDVVRELADQGYKIFLDLKMHDIPNTVYNGAKALAKLGITFTTVHALGGSQMIKAAKDGLIAGTPAGKSVPKLLAVTELTSISDDVLAHEQNCSLPMDKQVLSLAKMAKAAGADGVICSPLEVKELHEAIGDDFLYVTPGIRPAGNAKDDQSRVATPADAKAWGSSAIVVGRPITLASDPEAAYEAIKKEFN; encoded by the coding sequence ATGACTAGACCTGTTATCGTTGCCCTCGATTTGGACAATGAAGAAAAATTACACGAAATTTTGTCAAAACTAGGCAAACCGGAAAACGTCTTTATCAAAGTTGGCATGGAGCTTTTCTATAATGCTGGTATTGACGTAGTCAGAGAATTAGCCGACCAAGGCTACAAGATCTTCTTGGACCTTAAGATGCATGATATTCCTAACACTGTTTACAACGGTGCTAAGGCTTTAGCAAAACTTGGCATCACCTTTACTACGGTGCACGCACTTGGCGGCAGTCAAATGATCAAGGCCGCTAAAGACGGTTTAATCGCTGGCACACCCGCTGGCAAGAGCGTACCTAAGCTTTTGGCTGTCACTGAATTGACTTCAATTTCAGACGATGTTTTAGCCCACGAACAAAACTGTTCTTTACCAATGGACAAACAAGTACTCAGCCTGGCCAAGATGGCAAAAGCTGCTGGTGCAGACGGCGTTATCTGCTCACCACTTGAAGTAAAAGAATTACACGAAGCAATCGGCGACGACTTTTTATATGTCACTCCAGGAATTCGTCCAGCTGGCAACGCCAAAGATGACCAATCAAGAGTTGCAACACCAGCCGATGCTAAGGCATGGGGTTCAAGTGCCATCGTTGTTGGCCGTCCTATCACTTTAGCCAGTGATCCAGAAGCTGCTTATGAAGCAATCAAGAAGGAGTTCAACTAA
- the pyrE gene encoding orotate phosphoribosyltransferase — MHKDQIISQLIQEKIITISPDKPFTYASGMLSPIYTDLRLTVSYPELRDMIASDLANLIAKEFPEATIIGGVATAGIPHAAWVADKLHLPMIYVRPKPKDHGKGRQIEGCFSKDDKIVLIDDLITTGGSVLNAVKATEKDGGNVIGVSSIFTYYLPDAKENFAKSGVKYAPLLSYPELLKKENESGHISSEQYDVLKTWHEDPWAWGKKFEK, encoded by the coding sequence ATGCATAAAGATCAAATTATTTCTCAACTTATCCAAGAAAAAATCATCACTATCTCACCTGACAAGCCATTTACTTATGCTAGTGGGATGCTTTCACCAATCTACACTGACTTGCGTTTGACTGTATCTTACCCAGAATTGCGCGATATGATTGCCAGTGATTTGGCTAATTTGATTGCAAAAGAATTTCCAGAAGCTACAATCATCGGCGGTGTTGCCACAGCCGGCATCCCTCACGCAGCTTGGGTTGCTGACAAGCTTCATTTGCCAATGATCTACGTTCGTCCAAAACCAAAGGATCATGGCAAGGGTCGTCAAATCGAAGGTTGCTTTTCAAAAGACGACAAGATTGTTTTAATTGACGACTTAATCACTACTGGTGGCTCAGTTTTGAACGCTGTTAAGGCAACTGAAAAAGACGGTGGCAACGTAATCGGCGTATCTTCAATCTTCACCTACTACTTGCCAGACGCCAAGGAAAACTTTGCTAAGAGCGGCGTTAAGTATGCTCCACTTCTTTCCTACCCAGAACTTCTTAAGAAGGAAAACGAATCAGGCCACATCTCAAGTGAACAATACGATGTCTTGAAGACCTGGCACGAGGATCCATGGGCATGGGGCAAGAAATTTGAAAAGTAA
- a CDS encoding Fic family protein: MEFKDKYHLITEQNKRYAKSNLARLVFANTRFEGLSTTLPQTEIIVSGLGVDGVPVDDINTIVQLKRGWQYIINETKPLSLRIEKNINLIVARDDAVFPGELRTGSGLVASYKGDFVPPENISEDEEEKYLNDLINSDRSATDKALTLMFHNMRQQIFWDRNKRSAILAANKLMIENGAGLIAVPEDKYPTFLRKISDYYLSNDMKEVKEWTYKNGIQGIELRNKKSEDTKIDPNLQKYLN, translated from the coding sequence ATGGAGTTCAAAGATAAATATCATCTAATAACAGAGCAAAATAAAAGGTATGCTAAATCAAATTTAGCACGTTTAGTTTTCGCAAATACTAGATTTGAAGGACTTTCTACTACATTACCTCAGACAGAGATAATAGTTTCTGGATTAGGAGTAGATGGAGTACCAGTTGATGATATAAATACAATCGTTCAATTAAAAAGAGGCTGGCAATATATTATTAACGAAACCAAGCCACTTTCTCTACGAATCGAAAAAAATATAAATCTAATTGTTGCTAGAGACGATGCAGTATTTCCTGGAGAATTAAGAACGGGTAGTGGTTTGGTAGCTAGCTATAAAGGGGATTTTGTTCCACCAGAAAATATTAGTGAAGATGAAGAAGAAAAATATCTAAATGACTTAATTAACAGCGATCGCTCTGCAACAGATAAGGCATTAACTTTAATGTTCCATAACATGAGACAGCAAATATTTTGGGATCGAAATAAACGATCAGCTATTTTGGCCGCAAATAAATTAATGATTGAAAATGGTGCCGGTCTGATTGCCGTGCCCGAAGATAAATATCCAACTTTTCTAAGAAAAATTTCTGATTACTATCTTTCTAATGACATGAAAGAAGTAAAAGAATGGACCTATAAAAATGGAATTCAGGGCATCGAGTTAAGAAATAAAAAGTCTGAAGATACTAAGATTGATCCTAACTTACAGAAATATTTAAATTAA
- a CDS encoding CPBP family intramembrane glutamic endopeptidase, with protein MNEVILPRKRWQQIFNVQMIFALIVIILEMIPKRGHAAGNIFQLVFLCLVIGLNFYVQFKCKNPSKLNHEITRWINLWLFSGYFIDVWLAMGNYLLLNYKQLEILWVLLLWAAYLVLLLPLAVLYAGDLKKWYLRLIAVYLLDQQYGPDQSLLVSKNLRIMHSITWQGVIAALALLILACFLGYAWGYRFNPNLKFVKSRNFQMWVFVIVVVFATIDLFYNAFSDYDKNLWTVFFGYSINIYAKYLTIPNLTSAIEPGILEETERYLMVLIFIAGFNRFPKWRVPIAVYASGILFGLSHAGNVGWNGETLSATVAQVIGVMGSGFLWAVLYLYTGKLWLPMIFHFLMDYLADLQSGWNSAGWQFSGWTTDYISEILMVAVPLAFTIWMMFGQRRAVLEENANRLLNLN; from the coding sequence ATGAATGAGGTGATTTTGCCGCGCAAACGCTGGCAACAAATCTTTAACGTGCAAATGATTTTTGCACTAATCGTAATAATTTTAGAAATGATTCCTAAGCGAGGACACGCTGCAGGTAATATTTTTCAGTTAGTATTCTTATGCTTAGTCATTGGTTTAAATTTTTACGTTCAATTTAAGTGTAAAAATCCTAGCAAGCTTAATCATGAGATTACTCGCTGGATAAATCTCTGGCTGTTTAGCGGTTATTTCATTGATGTCTGGTTAGCAATGGGTAATTATTTATTACTTAATTACAAACAACTGGAGATACTATGGGTCCTTTTGCTCTGGGCTGCCTATCTGGTTTTGTTATTACCACTAGCAGTTCTTTATGCCGGTGATCTAAAGAAATGGTATCTTCGATTAATTGCTGTTTATTTGCTTGATCAGCAATATGGGCCTGATCAATCATTATTGGTAAGCAAAAACTTGCGGATTATGCATTCCATTACCTGGCAAGGCGTAATTGCAGCGTTGGCTTTATTAATTTTAGCCTGCTTTTTAGGCTATGCCTGGGGCTATCGTTTCAATCCAAACTTAAAATTTGTCAAAAGTCGCAATTTTCAAATGTGGGTTTTCGTCATTGTCGTAGTTTTTGCTACGATTGATCTGTTTTACAATGCTTTCAGTGATTATGACAAAAATCTTTGGACAGTCTTCTTTGGCTACTCGATTAATATTTACGCAAAATATCTGACTATTCCAAATCTGACGTCCGCCATTGAGCCAGGGATTTTGGAAGAAACAGAACGCTATTTGATGGTTCTGATCTTTATTGCCGGCTTTAATCGTTTCCCTAAGTGGCGTGTGCCAATCGCAGTTTATGCGTCTGGTATTCTTTTTGGCTTGTCCCATGCTGGTAACGTTGGCTGGAACGGTGAAACCTTGTCTGCAACAGTTGCGCAAGTTATTGGTGTAATGGGTAGTGGCTTCTTATGGGCTGTTCTCTATCTTTACACTGGTAAATTATGGCTACCAATGATCTTTCACTTCTTAATGGATTATCTAGCTGATCTTCAGTCAGGTTGGAATTCAGCTGGTTGGCAATTTAGCGGCTGGACTACCGATTATATTTCAGAAATATTAATGGTAGCAGTGCCTTTGGCTTTTACGATCTGGATGATGTTTGGCCAAAGACGTGCTGTTTTAGAGGAAAATGCCAATCGTTTGCTTAACTTAAATTAA